A portion of the Alphaproteobacteria bacterium genome contains these proteins:
- a CDS encoding N-acetyltransferase — protein MPDGLEPLTARTVNRIAAIGRDSWDACAGNDNPFVSFDFLSALEDSGSVAAETGWLPHHVAIEGGDGQVLGCAPLYLKTHSQGEYVFDHGWADAYERAGGRYYPKLQCAVPFTPVTGPRLLARPGTDTSRIRDGLVSAMIQVAQQLEISSLHITFPTRDEFARCGEIGMLQRIGEQFHWVNDGYEDFEEFLASLNSRRRKDIRKERRRALESDLTVRSLSGAALQPAHWDAFFRFYHNTSDRKWGYPYLTRSFFDLIGEKLADRVVLFMAEDDGGPVAGALNFRGYDTLYGRNWGCNHQHRFLHFETCYYQAIDYAIRHGLRHVEAGAQGPHKVHRGYRPVATFSAHWIGDPALRRAVGNFLEQEREAVAFEMAALSEHMPFRNGGDDRD, from the coding sequence ATGCCCGATGGATTGGAACCGCTCACCGCTCGTACCGTCAATCGCATTGCGGCGATCGGCCGAGACTCCTGGGACGCCTGCGCCGGCAACGATAACCCATTCGTCAGCTTCGATTTTCTCTCGGCTCTCGAGGACAGCGGCTCAGTCGCTGCAGAAACCGGGTGGCTGCCGCATCATGTCGCAATCGAAGGCGGCGACGGCCAGGTTCTGGGTTGCGCACCACTCTACCTGAAGACCCATTCCCAGGGTGAGTATGTCTTCGATCACGGCTGGGCCGACGCCTACGAGCGCGCTGGAGGCCGGTACTATCCGAAATTGCAGTGTGCGGTTCCGTTTACGCCGGTGACCGGCCCCCGGCTCTTGGCGCGTCCGGGAACAGACACATCACGTATCCGTGACGGACTGGTTTCCGCCATGATCCAGGTTGCCCAGCAACTGGAGATCTCATCGCTTCACATCACGTTCCCCACCCGGGACGAGTTTGCCCGGTGCGGGGAAATCGGAATGCTCCAGCGCATCGGCGAGCAATTCCATTGGGTAAACGACGGATACGAAGACTTCGAGGAATTCCTGGCGTCGCTAAATTCTCGCCGGCGAAAGGATATTCGAAAGGAGCGCCGGCGCGCCCTTGAATCCGACCTAACCGTGCGCTCGCTTTCCGGCGCTGCGTTGCAGCCTGCTCATTGGGACGCGTTCTTTCGCTTCTATCACAACACCAGCGACCGAAAATGGGGGTACCCCTATCTGACACGCTCGTTCTTCGATCTGATCGGCGAGAAACTCGCCGACCGCGTCGTTTTGTTCATGGCCGAAGACGACGGTGGCCCGGTGGCCGGTGCGCTCAACTTTCGTGGCTATGATACGCTCTATGGGCGCAATTGGGGTTGCAACCACCAACATCGGTTCCTGCATTTCGAGACCTGCTACTATCAAGCCATCGACTATGCGATTCGACACGGCCTCCGCCATGTCGAGGCCGGCGCGCAAGGACCGCACAAAGTCCACCGCGGCTACCGGCCGGTTGCGACGTTCAGCGCTCACTGGATCGGCGATCCCGCCTTACGACGCGCGGTAGGCAATTTCCTTGAGCAGGAACGTGAGGCCGTCGCCTTTGAAATGGCAGCGTTGAGCGAGCATATGCCATTCCGGAATGGCGGTGATGACAGAGACTGA
- a CDS encoding cysteine hydrolase, producing the protein MCESKCSNVHGLDRRSFLTTTAVAGVAAATAATALTGSVAAAEDPYADPSEPALPNAGMVLDQKRAALVVTDPQVDFLSPDGVTWGVVGKSVQQHGTVENIEKLLKAAKAAGMTVAISPHYYYPTDHGWQFGGPLEKLMHAIGMFDRKGPLDLDGFVDSGADFMPQYKPYIEDGQTIVASPHKVYGPENNDLVLQLRKNRVDQVILAGMSANLCVEAHLRELLEQGFEVAVIRDATAAAMLPEGDGYLAAITNFRYIANGVWWTDEAVEMIGA; encoded by the coding sequence ATGTGCGAAAGCAAGTGTAGCAACGTTCACGGTCTCGACCGTCGTTCTTTCCTGACAACGACCGCCGTTGCGGGCGTGGCCGCAGCGACGGCAGCAACGGCTTTGACCGGCTCTGTCGCCGCCGCCGAAGATCCCTATGCCGATCCCAGCGAACCGGCCCTACCCAATGCGGGCATGGTTCTGGATCAGAAACGCGCGGCGTTGGTTGTCACCGATCCACAGGTGGATTTTCTGAGTCCGGATGGAGTTACCTGGGGCGTAGTGGGCAAAAGCGTGCAGCAGCACGGCACGGTCGAAAATATCGAAAAACTTCTCAAAGCGGCCAAAGCCGCCGGCATGACGGTGGCGATTTCCCCGCATTACTACTATCCGACCGACCACGGCTGGCAATTCGGCGGCCCGCTGGAGAAACTTATGCACGCGATCGGCATGTTCGACCGCAAGGGCCCATTGGATCTCGACGGTTTTGTCGATTCCGGGGCCGATTTCATGCCGCAGTACAAACCCTATATCGAAGATGGTCAAACGATCGTCGCATCGCCTCATAAGGTCTACGGGCCCGAAAACAACGATCTGGTGCTGCAGCTACGTAAGAACCGCGTTGATCAGGTGATATTGGCCGGCATGTCGGCGAATCTGTGCGTCGAAGCCCATCTGCGGGAACTGCTCGAGCAGGGTTTCGAAGTTGCCGTCATTCGAGACGCCACAGCCGCCGCGATGCTGCCTGAAGGCGACGGTTACCTGGCTGCGATTACCAACTTCCGCTACATCGCCAACGGCGTGTGGTGGACGGACGAGGCAGTCGAGATGATCGGCGCGTAA
- a CDS encoding helix-turn-helix transcriptional regulator translates to MILLEKLLAGLDARIGAFQVCCLDDGCALPLAPSLATTVHYALKGSGTLRLQNGTAVEILADTFIVVPPSYGVCVETRGDSKTYLNPATACSPISAEPVYPNERHLAAGLVIACGGIHATYGQIRGLFDYVDVPLIERLDENEPIRQAFKQLLVELAAPKVGSVKLAESLLNQCLVHLLRRYCESGECRLPWLAALEDIRLSRALEHMLDRPGDHYTLSGLADLSGMSRSAFAAAFADAFGRPPFDLLKEIRLRRAAELLVHSSMPVKAIAGQVGFESRSAFSRAFKAFCGEGPEAYRTRLQPEWSYTRASGA, encoded by the coding sequence ATGATTCTGTTGGAAAAACTCCTCGCAGGCTTGGACGCTCGAATTGGAGCGTTTCAAGTTTGCTGCCTCGATGACGGCTGCGCGTTGCCCTTAGCGCCAAGTTTGGCGACAACCGTTCACTATGCGCTGAAGGGTTCCGGCACCCTCCGCCTCCAAAACGGTACCGCAGTCGAAATTCTTGCCGATACCTTTATTGTTGTTCCGCCGTCTTATGGGGTTTGCGTTGAAACGCGTGGCGACAGCAAAACCTATTTGAATCCGGCAACGGCGTGCTCGCCGATCTCCGCCGAGCCGGTCTACCCCAACGAAAGGCATCTCGCCGCCGGGTTGGTTATCGCATGCGGCGGCATTCACGCGACCTACGGGCAAATTCGAGGGCTGTTCGATTATGTGGACGTCCCGTTAATCGAACGACTGGACGAGAATGAACCAATTCGCCAAGCCTTCAAACAATTGTTGGTCGAACTGGCCGCGCCCAAGGTTGGCTCGGTCAAATTGGCCGAGTCGCTCCTCAACCAATGCCTGGTTCATCTGCTTCGGCGCTATTGCGAGAGTGGAGAATGTCGCCTTCCGTGGTTGGCCGCTTTGGAAGACATACGATTGAGCCGGGCCCTTGAGCACATGCTCGATCGTCCGGGCGATCATTATACGCTCAGTGGGCTCGCCGATCTCTCAGGCATGAGCCGGTCGGCGTTTGCCGCCGCGTTCGCCGACGCTTTTGGACGACCCCCCTTCGATCTGTTGAAAGAGATTCGCCTGCGCCGCGCCGCCGAACTACTGGTTCACTCATCCATGCCGGTCAAGGCGATCGCGGGACAGGTGGGGTTTGAAAGTCGAAGCGCTTTTTCAAGAGCATTCAAGGCGTTTTGTGGAGAGGGGCCGGAAGCGTACCGAACGCGCCTGCAACCCGAATGGAGTTACACCCGCGCCAGCGGTGCCTAA
- a CDS encoding RidA family protein: MTGQIDARLAELGIELPDAAAPVANYVPTVAAGNLLFVSGQVTVWNGEFQYVGKLGEAYTIEEGQAAARICGLNIIAQTKAALDGDLDRVKGVVKLGIFVNSASDFTQQPQVANGVSDLMVDVFGDRGKHARFAVGVNVLPLDLAVEVDAVMEID; the protein is encoded by the coding sequence ATGACCGGACAGATCGACGCCCGTTTGGCCGAACTCGGCATTGAGCTTCCTGACGCCGCGGCACCCGTGGCGAACTACGTTCCGACCGTTGCCGCCGGCAATCTGTTGTTCGTGTCCGGCCAGGTCACGGTGTGGAACGGAGAGTTTCAATATGTCGGAAAGCTCGGCGAGGCCTATACGATCGAAGAAGGTCAGGCCGCGGCGCGTATTTGCGGGCTCAACATTATCGCCCAAACCAAAGCGGCCTTGGATGGCGACCTCGACCGTGTGAAAGGCGTGGTGAAGCTGGGCATTTTTGTCAATTCGGCCTCCGATTTCACCCAGCAGCCCCAAGTCGCCAATGGGGTTTCGGACCTGATGGTCGATGTCTTCGGCGATCGCGGCAAGCACGCTCGATTTGCCGTCGGCGTCAACGTGTTGCCGCTCGATTTAGCAGTTGAGGTCGATGCCGTGATGGAGATCGATTAG
- a CDS encoding vitamin B12-dependent ribonucleotide reductase, giving the protein MKIQRFFTENGKSPYDKIKFRKATSEIRNPDGSVVFQRNDIEVPADWSQVACDVLAQKYFRKAGVPARLAAVEENTVPSWLWRKTADDPSLKKVHKDQRYGGESSAKQVFDRLAGTWAYWGWKGGYFDAEEDARAYYDEMRFMLCTQMGAPNSPQWFNTGLHWAYGIDGPSQGHSYVDYETGELKTSESAYEHPQPHACFIQSVADDLVNEGGIMDLWVREARLFKYGSGTGSNFSKLRGEGEHLSGGGKSSGLMSFLKIGDRAAGAIKSGGTTRRAAKMVTVDIDHPDIEQYINWKVVEEQKVAALVAGSRLANTHLKAVMVACHDEQASADADKRLDPKQNTSLKKAVRDARRAMIPESYINRVIQFAGQGFADIEFQTYTTDWDSDAYLTVSGQNSNNSVRLTNSFLEAVLADGEWELIRRTDGKAAKTVRASGLWDQIATAAWACADPGLQYDTTINEWHTCPNSGRINASNPCSEYMFLDDTACNLASLNLLKFRAEDATFNVASFAHAVRLWTLTLEIAVMMAQFPSREIARLSYDFRTLGLGYANIGGLLMASGIPYDSDGGRAMCGAISALMTGMSYATSAEMAEELGPFPGYKKNGKSMLRVIRNHRRAARGEEAGYEELSVAPVSLDLDNCPDPVLAKAAGKAWDMALERGSRFGFRNAQATVIAPTGTIGLVMDCDTTGIEPDFALVKFKKLAGGGYFKIINRLVPRALRTLDYDEDQVKDIIDYAVGRGTLRDAPGVNHEKLREKGFNESTLQALEDALQSAFDIKFAFNKWTLGDEFCTKVLEFSEEQLNDVGFDMLRELGFSRDAVDAANVYCSGAMTLEGAPHLKDEHLAVFDCANPCGRIGKRFLSAKSHIQMMAAAQPFISGAISKTINMPHSATVEECKEAYLLSWKLGLKANALYRDGSKLSQPLSSALLDDDDIDLFDEIIESPAAQQAPAIAERIVERVIEHHRADRRRLPQRRKGYTQKAIVGGHKVYLRTGEFQDGHIGEIFIDMHKEGAAFRSLMNNFAIAISIGLQYGVPLEEFVEAFTFTRFEPSGMVEGNDTIKMATSLLDYIFRELAISYLGRNDLAHVEPDDMQPDSVGGGALERSLPERPEEVAIEQMKQVASTGFLRNRFVVFNGGADSNRQGDGAVSTVTAGAAPHNAAATGAIVAPAVSGGASTMEAVSVDAAVIHSVDERLGQIREARMKGYEGDACGECGNFTLVRNGTCLKCDTCGATSGCS; this is encoded by the coding sequence ATGAAGATCCAGCGTTTTTTCACCGAAAACGGCAAATCACCTTACGACAAAATCAAATTTCGCAAGGCGACGAGCGAAATCCGCAATCCGGACGGCTCGGTGGTCTTCCAGCGCAATGATATCGAGGTGCCGGCCGACTGGTCGCAAGTAGCTTGTGATGTCCTGGCTCAGAAGTATTTCCGTAAGGCCGGTGTGCCGGCGCGGCTTGCCGCGGTCGAGGAAAACACGGTTCCGTCGTGGCTATGGCGCAAAACCGCCGACGACCCTTCACTCAAGAAGGTGCATAAGGATCAACGCTATGGCGGCGAATCGAGCGCCAAGCAGGTCTTCGATCGTCTCGCCGGCACCTGGGCATATTGGGGCTGGAAGGGCGGCTATTTCGACGCCGAAGAGGATGCGCGCGCCTACTACGACGAAATGCGCTTCATGTTGTGCACCCAGATGGGCGCGCCGAACTCACCGCAGTGGTTCAATACCGGCCTCCACTGGGCCTATGGCATCGACGGCCCGTCCCAGGGGCATAGCTATGTCGACTATGAGACCGGCGAACTGAAGACATCGGAATCTGCCTACGAACACCCACAACCGCATGCCTGTTTCATCCAAAGCGTCGCCGACGATTTGGTCAATGAGGGCGGAATCATGGACCTATGGGTCCGCGAGGCGCGTCTGTTCAAGTATGGATCGGGTACCGGCAGCAACTTCTCCAAGCTGCGTGGTGAGGGCGAACACTTATCCGGTGGCGGCAAGTCTTCGGGCCTGATGAGTTTTCTCAAGATCGGCGATCGTGCGGCCGGCGCCATCAAATCCGGCGGCACCACACGCCGCGCCGCCAAAATGGTGACCGTCGATATCGACCATCCCGATATCGAGCAATACATCAATTGGAAAGTCGTCGAGGAGCAGAAGGTGGCGGCGCTTGTTGCCGGATCCCGCCTCGCCAACACCCATCTCAAAGCCGTGATGGTGGCGTGCCACGACGAACAAGCGTCCGCCGACGCCGACAAACGCCTCGACCCAAAGCAGAACACATCCCTCAAGAAAGCGGTACGCGATGCGCGCCGGGCGATGATTCCCGAGAGCTATATCAATCGGGTCATCCAGTTCGCCGGCCAAGGGTTTGCCGACATAGAGTTCCAGACCTACACCACCGATTGGGACAGCGATGCCTATCTCACGGTTTCGGGCCAAAATTCGAACAACTCCGTGCGGTTGACCAATAGCTTCCTCGAAGCAGTGCTGGCCGATGGCGAATGGGAGCTGATTCGCCGCACCGATGGCAAAGCTGCAAAGACCGTTAGGGCCAGCGGGTTGTGGGATCAAATTGCAACCGCCGCCTGGGCCTGCGCCGATCCCGGATTGCAGTATGACACGACGATTAACGAATGGCACACCTGCCCCAACAGTGGTCGGATAAATGCTTCGAATCCGTGCTCGGAGTACATGTTCCTCGACGATACGGCGTGCAATCTTGCCTCGTTGAACTTGCTCAAGTTCCGCGCCGAAGACGCCACATTCAACGTCGCTTCATTCGCCCACGCCGTACGGCTATGGACGCTGACCTTGGAAATCGCGGTCATGATGGCGCAATTCCCATCGCGCGAGATTGCCCGCCTCTCCTACGATTTCCGCACTCTGGGCCTCGGGTACGCCAATATCGGAGGCCTGCTGATGGCCAGCGGCATTCCCTATGACAGCGACGGCGGTCGCGCCATGTGTGGTGCGATCAGCGCCCTGATGACCGGCATGTCATATGCCACAAGTGCAGAGATGGCCGAGGAATTGGGCCCCTTCCCGGGTTACAAGAAAAATGGCAAGTCCATGCTGCGGGTGATCAGAAACCACCGCAGGGCGGCGCGTGGCGAAGAAGCTGGCTACGAAGAACTGTCGGTCGCACCGGTTTCCCTGGACCTCGATAATTGCCCCGACCCCGTCCTCGCCAAGGCCGCCGGCAAGGCGTGGGACATGGCGTTGGAGCGCGGATCCAGATTTGGATTTCGCAATGCCCAGGCAACGGTGATCGCGCCGACCGGGACCATCGGGCTCGTCATGGATTGCGATACAACCGGTATCGAACCCGATTTCGCCCTGGTCAAATTCAAGAAACTGGCCGGCGGCGGCTACTTCAAGATCATCAACCGCCTAGTGCCACGGGCGCTGCGCACGCTCGACTACGATGAAGACCAGGTCAAGGACATCATCGATTACGCCGTCGGTCGTGGGACGCTCAGGGATGCGCCGGGCGTAAACCATGAAAAATTGCGCGAAAAGGGATTCAACGAAAGCACGCTGCAGGCGCTCGAAGACGCACTGCAAAGCGCGTTCGATATCAAGTTTGCCTTCAACAAATGGACGCTCGGCGACGAGTTCTGCACGAAGGTGCTTGAGTTTTCCGAAGAGCAGCTCAACGACGTCGGTTTCGACATGTTGCGCGAACTCGGCTTTAGTCGCGATGCGGTCGACGCTGCCAACGTCTATTGCAGCGGAGCGATGACGTTGGAGGGCGCACCGCATTTGAAAGACGAGCACCTGGCCGTCTTCGATTGCGCCAACCCATGCGGCCGTATCGGCAAGCGGTTCCTGTCCGCCAAAAGCCACATCCAGATGATGGCGGCCGCGCAGCCGTTTATATCAGGCGCGATTTCGAAGACCATCAACATGCCCCACAGCGCCACTGTCGAAGAATGCAAGGAAGCGTACTTGTTATCGTGGAAACTGGGGCTGAAAGCCAATGCCCTCTACCGCGACGGATCCAAGTTGTCCCAGCCGTTGTCGTCGGCACTCCTTGACGATGACGACATCGACCTGTTCGACGAAATAATCGAATCGCCGGCCGCGCAGCAGGCACCGGCGATAGCGGAGCGTATCGTCGAGCGGGTGATCGAACATCACCGCGCGGACCGTCGCCGGTTGCCGCAACGCCGCAAAGGTTACACTCAAAAGGCCATCGTAGGCGGGCACAAAGTCTATCTGCGTACCGGCGAGTTCCAGGATGGCCACATCGGCGAAATTTTCATCGACATGCACAAAGAAGGCGCCGCGTTCCGCAGCCTGATGAACAATTTCGCCATCGCAATATCGATTGGCCTTCAATACGGCGTCCCACTGGAAGAATTCGTCGAGGCCTTCACCTTCACCCGTTTCGAGCCGTCGGGCATGGTCGAAGGCAACGATACGATCAAGATGGCGACGTCCTTGCTCGACTACATATTCCGCGAGCTGGCGATTTCCTATTTGGGACGAAATGACCTCGCCCATGTCGAGCCTGACGACATGCAGCCCGATAGCGTCGGTGGCGGAGCGCTTGAACGGTCGCTTCCCGAGCGACCGGAGGAAGTTGCGATCGAACAAATGAAACAAGTGGCGAGTACCGGATTTCTACGCAACCGGTTCGTCGTTTTCAATGGAGGGGCCGATAGCAATCGCCAAGGCGATGGCGCGGTCTCTACAGTCACGGCCGGCGCGGCGCCGCATAACGCCGCGGCCACAGGCGCAATAGTCGCTCCGGCCGTTAGCGGAGGCGCTTCCACCATGGAAGCTGTCTCCGTTGATGCCGCAGTAATCCACAGCGTCGATGAACGCCTCGGCCAGATCCGTGAGGCACGGATGAAAGGTTATGAGGGCGACGCTTGCGGTGAGTGCGGCAATTTCACGCTGGTCCGCAATGGCACTTGCCTCAAATGTGATACCTGCGGTGCCACGAGCGGATGCAGCTGA
- a CDS encoding DMT family transporter, giving the protein MAYENLRRQQPAIALINPLGQSRLVGSLLIVAGAACFSMAVVMARLTYDAGSNPITVISVRVWVGMLVLGILVVLGRNRFRVAPRNLLAALVIGTAVTTSALAYFAAFSLIPVSIAVLIFYTYPIFVGIAARFTERDPFTAGKFIALGLAFAGVALALNVDLASHDIRGLLLATVPAIIIGSVTLFGGRYMQGTNVVVMTFYMMLAGSMLMGLVAIIAAPLAFPTSGAGQWALVAVPVFFVFGNLCFFAGLRRIRAVDVAMLMNLEPVTTIAFALAILGDWLTPVQGVGAALILGAIFLMTWIRR; this is encoded by the coding sequence ATGGCCTATGAGAACTTGCGCCGACAGCAGCCGGCGATTGCCCTGATCAATCCACTTGGCCAGTCTCGCCTGGTCGGCTCTCTGCTAATCGTAGCGGGAGCCGCTTGCTTCAGCATGGCGGTGGTCATGGCGCGGCTGACTTACGATGCCGGGAGCAATCCGATCACCGTAATTTCCGTTCGGGTTTGGGTCGGTATGCTGGTTCTCGGCATTCTGGTCGTTCTGGGCCGCAACCGCTTCCGCGTTGCACCACGCAACCTCTTGGCTGCGCTGGTGATTGGCACCGCCGTAACGACCTCGGCGCTGGCCTATTTCGCCGCCTTCAGCCTGATCCCGGTCAGCATCGCCGTGCTTATTTTCTACACCTACCCGATTTTTGTTGGGATTGCCGCTCGCTTCACGGAACGCGATCCATTCACCGCGGGCAAGTTCATTGCGCTCGGCCTCGCCTTCGCGGGCGTCGCCCTGGCCCTTAACGTCGATTTGGCAAGCCACGACATCCGCGGACTTTTGCTGGCTACCGTGCCGGCCATAATCATCGGTTCAGTCACACTATTTGGTGGTCGATACATGCAGGGCACTAACGTCGTCGTCATGACGTTTTACATGATGCTCGCCGGCTCGATGTTGATGGGGTTGGTCGCGATCATTGCGGCACCGCTGGCCTTTCCCACATCGGGCGCCGGTCAATGGGCGTTGGTTGCGGTCCCGGTCTTTTTCGTTTTCGGCAACCTGTGTTTCTTCGCCGGGCTGCGGCGTATTCGCGCCGTCGACGTCGCCATGTTGATGAACCTAGAACCGGTGACAACCATTGCCTTTGCCTTGGCCATCCTGGGTGATTGGCTGACGCCGGTACAAGGGGTCGGCGCAGCGCTGATTCTGGGCGCGATATTCCTCATGACCTGGATCCGCCGTTGA
- a CDS encoding NADH:ubiquinone oxidoreductase subunit NDUFA12, with amino-acid sequence MATLGTRIFTWLKGDFVGEDDFGNKYYRERGKKHDRWERRWVIYNGPDEASKVPPVWHQWLHKTIDTPPSELELRKKSWEKEHIPNRTGTVDAYRPSGHEYKGATRARASADYEPWRPS; translated from the coding sequence ATGGCCACGTTGGGAACGCGAATATTTACTTGGCTCAAAGGCGACTTTGTTGGCGAGGACGATTTCGGCAACAAGTACTACCGTGAACGCGGCAAAAAACATGATCGCTGGGAACGCCGTTGGGTCATCTACAATGGGCCCGACGAGGCCAGCAAGGTGCCACCCGTGTGGCATCAATGGCTGCACAAGACAATCGATACACCGCCGTCCGAGCTCGAGCTCCGCAAGAAGTCCTGGGAAAAAGAGCATATTCCCAATCGGACGGGGACGGTCGACGCATATCGGCCATCCGGACACGAATACAAAGGTGCGACGCGTGCCCGCGCATCGGCGGACTACGAGCCGTGGCGTCCGTCATGA
- a CDS encoding MCE family protein, translating to MNQSWREVFSGVMTLVALGLVFSYATWGRALTELGGYNINAGFHRIDGLVGGSKVRLAGIDVGEVVAMSLNTDTDQAEVVMRIQDGINIPADSVAAIVSDGLFGSKFIEVDPGGDTRMMTNGDGFGFVQDSIDLIGIFQKLVESAQQRLGIDPSQTLQ from the coding sequence ATGAACCAAAGCTGGAGAGAGGTCTTTTCCGGGGTTATGACTCTGGTCGCGCTCGGCCTGGTCTTCAGCTACGCCACCTGGGGTCGCGCGCTAACCGAGCTTGGCGGATACAATATCAACGCGGGTTTCCATCGGATCGATGGCCTTGTCGGCGGCAGCAAAGTGCGCCTGGCAGGGATCGACGTTGGCGAGGTCGTTGCGATGAGCCTGAACACGGATACGGATCAGGCTGAAGTCGTAATGCGCATCCAGGACGGCATAAATATCCCCGCCGATAGCGTCGCGGCGATCGTCAGCGATGGCCTATTCGGCAGCAAATTCATCGAAGTCGATCCAGGCGGCGATACCCGCATGATGACAAACGGGGACGGTTTCGGGTTCGTTCAGGATTCGATCGACCTGATCGGCATTTTCCAGAAATTGGTCGAAAGCGCTCAGCAGCGACTCGGCATTGACCCGTCTCAAACGCTGCAATAG
- the mlaD gene encoding outer membrane lipid asymmetry maintenance protein MlaD encodes MRRSFIETIIGGLVIAVAGIFLFYAYQNSSFANKGGYEVKAQFLSIGGLTVGSDIRVGGVKVGSVSRLMLDQEDYLAIVTLSIDDKVKLPDDTEVTIVSDGLLGGRYVSLAPGASKTFVAAGGDLKNTKDVRTVEQILGEAIYVIANQASATDEQKK; translated from the coding sequence GTGAGAAGAAGCTTTATCGAGACCATCATCGGCGGGCTGGTCATCGCGGTTGCTGGCATCTTTCTGTTTTATGCCTATCAGAACAGTTCCTTCGCCAATAAAGGCGGCTATGAGGTAAAAGCGCAATTCCTGTCGATCGGCGGTCTCACCGTTGGCAGCGATATCCGCGTCGGCGGGGTCAAGGTCGGATCGGTCAGTAGACTGATGCTGGATCAGGAGGACTATTTGGCCATTGTGACATTGTCGATCGATGACAAAGTGAAACTACCGGATGACACCGAGGTAACGATCGTAAGCGATGGATTGTTGGGTGGGCGCTACGTCAGCCTTGCTCCGGGCGCTAGTAAGACATTCGTCGCCGCTGGCGGTGATCTGAAAAACACCAAGGACGTTCGAACGGTGGAGCAGATTCTGGGCGAAGCGATTTATGTCATTGCCAATCAAGCCAGCGCAACGGATGAACAGAAGAAATAG
- a CDS encoding methyltransferase domain-containing protein translates to MNRRNRSGDAYGCPKSGQSWDPERYARHARFVSDLGTPLIELLGPQSHERILDLGCGDGVLSVILSERAGEVVCIDSSPEQVAAAQQRGLAASVADAHHLAFQSEFDAVWSNAALHWMTRPAEVLDGVWRALKPGGRFVAEMGGAGNVEQIKAALVAALERRGIDGNAHVPWYFPTVGEYRTLLEQHGFEVRQIDLIPRPTPLPGDIAGWFETFAEPFLASLDPDHHVAYIAEVRSELRSALCDAAGNWTADYVRLRFAAIKPH, encoded by the coding sequence ATGAACAGAAGAAATAGGTCGGGGGACGCCTACGGCTGCCCGAAATCCGGGCAAAGTTGGGATCCCGAGCGATACGCCAGACATGCACGGTTTGTCTCCGACCTCGGCACGCCGCTGATCGAGTTACTCGGCCCTCAATCTCACGAACGGATACTCGACCTTGGCTGCGGCGACGGCGTATTGAGCGTAATCCTGAGCGAACGTGCCGGTGAGGTGGTCTGCATCGACAGCAGTCCCGAGCAAGTTGCCGCAGCGCAGCAGCGCGGTCTGGCGGCGTCGGTCGCCGATGCCCATCACCTCGCATTCCAGAGCGAATTCGATGCCGTATGGTCAAACGCGGCGTTGCACTGGATGACCCGGCCGGCGGAGGTTCTCGATGGTGTGTGGCGGGCGTTAAAACCGGGTGGCCGATTCGTTGCGGAAATGGGTGGCGCGGGCAATGTCGAACAGATCAAGGCCGCCCTTGTCGCTGCCCTCGAACGTCGCGGCATCGACGGCAACGCCCATGTTCCGTGGTATTTCCCTACAGTCGGGGAATACCGGACCCTGCTTGAGCAGCACGGTTTTGAGGTCCGTCAGATTGACCTTATCCCGCGCCCGACGCCGCTGCCCGGCGATATCGCGGGCTGGTTCGAGACTTTTGCCGAGCCGTTTCTCGCCTCTCTCGATCCCGATCACCATGTCGCCTACATCGCCGAAGTCCGCAGCGAGCTGCGTTCCGCTCTGTGCGACGCGGCCGGCAATTGGACCGCCGATTATGTGCGCTTGCGATTTGCCGCCATCAAGCCCCACTAG
- a CDS encoding DUF2155 domain-containing protein, which translates to MHENGRLFFWALGFVAAATLVWPRIAVADRYDVTILQGLDKITARVSTIEAPVNETTEFGSLHITPRACDKRPPEEPPESAAFVEISDTKPGQERVDLFSGWMFASSPGLSALEHPVYVVWVLDCKNAENSASDSSE; encoded by the coding sequence ATGCATGAAAACGGCCGATTGTTTTTCTGGGCGCTCGGATTTGTCGCCGCCGCGACCCTAGTGTGGCCGCGTATAGCCGTAGCGGATCGCTACGACGTCACCATTCTTCAGGGGCTGGACAAGATAACGGCGCGGGTTTCGACGATCGAAGCACCGGTCAACGAGACGACCGAATTCGGTTCGCTCCACATTACGCCACGCGCCTGTGACAAGCGCCCGCCGGAGGAGCCTCCGGAAAGCGCGGCATTCGTTGAAATCAGCGATACCAAACCCGGCCAGGAACGGGTCGACCTCTTCAGCGGCTGGATGTTCGCCTCCAGTCCCGGGCTTTCCGCGCTCGAGCACCCGGTCTATGTCGTCTGGGTGCTTGACTGCAAGAATGCTGAAAATTCGGCGTCCGATAGCTCGGAATGA